Sequence from the Argopecten irradians isolate NY chromosome 12, Ai_NY, whole genome shotgun sequence genome:
AGGTAGATATGTAGTCGACGAGATAGAATGGAAACATGCCAGGTTCTCTTATAACTAAATGGACGAAAGGAACAAAATCAATTTCGAAGTATGAAGGatcttgtttatttttgttatcataAGGAGTATATTCCGCTTCATTTCACTTTTAAAGTGTTTGAGTGTCACTCCGGTCACAATTTTAATATCGAACCTATTGTAAGACGCGTTATAGGCGTGTTATAAAGATAGGAGTTGTTGGAAGCCTACACCAGACTGCTGTTAATGTGACACTAGATGAGTTACTTTGTTCACGTTTGGTAGCTTAATTTGTCCACTTCCTTGGTTATCTTTAATGAATTCTGCAGAATGTTAACGGACGTTCAATTGATTTGGATTTATTGGCGTTCGATcgattcattttaaaatattcttatCCCACTTTCTTCATTCAAACATGAGGCAAACGCGAAATTCAGTCGACACATTTCGATGAGTTTCTCTTTATAACACACATTTTATGGACATCTCAAAACATGGTTTTATGAGCTACCATGAGACACAAGACTCTAAACAATCTGTTGAAGAACATTAAAACGCATATAAACATAACATTTATAACTTTTGTCGTTGATTTACGATTTCACGAAGTGGATCCCAATAACACAATTACCTCTTAGCTTCATGGCTTCGTTGTTGTGATAACAATTTtgcaaaacttttttttttcaaccaaCCTGACACTTTTTTCTTTCAGCTGGACTATCAAGAACGTCCTTCCGGTGCCTTGTTGCCATGCCAACTTAGTGGAGGCTCGGGGTTCGCTCTACCTTCTGGGTGGGTCCACCATTCCCGTCGGTAGGTCCTCCATTTGCTCGCTATCCTCGGTCTACCGTTACTGTGACGACGAGGATTTGTGGGAGCTGGTGGCCAGCATGAGAATACCTAGACATGACGCAGGAGCCGCAGTCATTGGTAGGCgtagtatatatgtaatttactGGACATTTAATAAGTaatattaaaatctttaaagagGTGTCCCGCGTATTTGCGCTGGCGCTTCTTGGGATGTAtaagatatgaaatttgatttgaTAGTAAGTCTGCCATATTTTTCGAAGTAGAGTTTATCAAAAGTTTTTAATGCAAGTACAAAATAGTTAACATTAATAACAAGTGTACTGGCATTGCAAGTTATTTCCTGAATTTGGTATAATATGgggaaatataaaaaaaaaatgaaaatatgtatgCGGAGAAATATAATGAGCACAAAGACTGGGACATCCATTTATATATTGAATTGGTCATATTcttatttaacttttttgtgTTTAGATTCTAGAATCTACATTATCGGAGGAGTCAGTTCAGACGAGGGAAGAGCTCTTATGGACACTGAATGTCTGGATGTTGACCGTGACCTTATGACTTGGATAGACGACCTTCAACCTCTCGGCCACCCAGTACTGGGTATCTCATGTTGTACGCTCAGTGGTAATGCTTCTATTCGCTAAAACCTTCTTCGTCGTactaatatgtttataaataaaatacacaatatgtGACTGTGTCTTAGGTTTATCTGATTATGTAATTCATTGACACTGGCTTCCATGAAAAgaattaatgaataaatgaaaagTCACGAAAGTATTATTTACAAGTAACATCACGATTTATCAGATTTATGATTGTTATGTCGAAGTATATGTGGTAATTCCCATGCAATCATGGTTCAATCAACTGCATTCTCAAATATGATCAAGTCAAGTAACTTAGGATATACAATATTGACTAACTTTGgattttatagattttatatttatatatataatgacatttaCGTTATATTGATATAGCATGATATTAAAACGCATTAATTCAATAACCagaagttttgtttttattttcatatcaaaccAATAAAAGCACGTGGTTTCAGCTTTCATAATACATACTCCACATCCCGTCATTCCGACTATTACCCTTTCAATAAATACTGTCCTGGCAATAAATACTGCCAGTAACCCGTAACTGCATTGATGCCCTCACTACATGATACATTGATATCGAATTCATTATAAACACACACTAGCTGACCACacatgtatatctatgattGAAAAAAACGTGTTCAAAAGGAATGTAAACTAATAATAATGGAAGTGTCTGACACCAAGAAGTGTTTTTTCTATGACTGTCGACtttttgttaattatacatCAAATAAATGCACATGTTCTCTCGACAAAGACAGGTGAACCAATCTTGGTCACGGCACCGTTTTGTTGAGAATGATGAAAACACAGATAATATCTGCTTGGATTGTTTAAATACTTTGCATACATATGCTTTGTTGTAATTTTAGTTTTCGTCACAAGCCTGTTAGGTTCTAAGAACAGACTTCGATTTATTAGGTGTCTTGTATGCATCCGGAGCATAACCCAATTCATATATTGTACGTCACCATTCGATTTATCACCTCTTGCGGTATACCTAGTCGTACATCACCAGTATAATActcattttgtatatattatacatggaCCGTAATCACTTATTATATATACGATCGTACAGAAACAGTCGAAGCCTATACAGTCCGAAGTGTAGAAGCTGGATAAGAGGTACGCCTACAAACGCCAGTGCGGCGACTACTCCTGCCGCCAGTCCCGGGTTGTTCCAGTCCATGatgttatatacaacattatggACAGTGTCCTGACTCCAGTAGATCACGTTAAATACAGCATATGCGATGCCATACACTGTTGGGTAGATTGCATGGAGTATCCGCACAGGGCGAGCACTAACGGCTACGTCTATGAGCACCAAGACGGTACTGATGCCATGCATGTTGATGTCATTTACTGCTATGCCCTGGATACCCATAAATGGGAACAACGCCGTGAAGTACACTATCGTCACCACCACAGTAAAATGATGGGCGACAATGGATATCAGCCAGCACAACTGGAAGTACCACGGTAGAGATTTGTTAGATTCAGCTAATGTGTTGGGTGAATGGTCGATCGAAATGTTGCCGTTTGACATTTGTCGACCATCGTCGTGTTGGAAGGAAACATTGACAGCTTTGATGGGTTCAGTTTGGACGTGGTTGAGGACAATGCTGTTGGTATGGTCTTCAGCACAGCGTGTGCAGTGACACACAAAAGCCAATATTGCGGTTGACAGGAAATGTAATGTTAGAGTCAGGTATGTCCAGATAGTGAGGTATACCATGACATTGTGTGGGCCACCACCTTCCACCAACACTGCACACAGAGAACCAATCGTGTACGCCGACATCAAGGTCCGATATACCAGGAAGATGTATGGATGCCATCGCCACTGAAACAGGAAAAAGTAATCaatgaaaattacagtactgagttaacaaaacacacaacagAATATACTATTCTATTTACAGTGTTTGTAGATGCCACCGCCAGTGAAACAGACAAAAATAAAACGATGAAAAATACAATGCTGAGTTAACAAAACATAACAGGATAAAGTATTTGAAAAAGAGCTGTTGAAACTTCATTGATAGTGTCTGCGAAGATTCTATCCTTGCAAACACTGGtaagaaatatacatgtatgtataaaactTCAATTGTGAGAGACAAGTATCAAAATGTAAAACTtaaaagttgtatggtctgtgacttgctgtatttttggcatagaaacaGTATTTGAAGTGTTCGACATATTTTTCTCTGCGTCTCTTAGTTTTAAATTTTCGATATTTACTGACTTGTAAAGTTCGTATCCGCAAAGTTGTTATTACAATTaagtttaaatattgatttttaacgtgtacacgtttaaaatagctcggaagtcTCCGAACTGTTCCGATCTGTGGGTATTGGCGATGTTGGCCACGTGAGACGACTTGGGAGGTTCCAATCTATACGAGTATCGCCGATGTCGATCACAcgatgcaactcggttttccgatataacccgaaagtttgaaacatggcatTGACTGCGGCGGTTCTTTcaaacgtgtgatatttcatgcgacatttactaCTATTTCAAAAGTATGGTGGTGCTTTTCTttatctgaaccatcatatataagcatctaTGTTCACACATCGTATGTTTTATAACAGTTTGTGAtcgtgaaaattacaagaaatacaacaaGATTGCGTTTAAAGTTGGCGCTGTCATGATACACAAGCCATAAAGATTCAGAAGTGAAAATGAGTAGGGAAAATGGACATACAAACTCAAAATTTTGACGTCACCATCgttttcaaaattatatcagAGTCAAATCCAATGTTATATAACACTGATGGGAAAACTTTACGTGAATGTATTTTCCGAAAAATGGACAAGAAAACATGATATCAGAGTTTAGAAATTGATTATAATTCTATATATTTAGTTTGTAAAAACATTCTTAAGGCATACTCTGCTTTTTTGAAGTGTAACTTCCATGTGAATGTATCATAAAGTCTCAATCCTAGACATGCTTTTACCAGTATTTATAGAAAATGTATACGTGTTGGTACTTGGGGAAATCACTCTTAACAAACGGAAGACGATCTTGTGAAGAACTGTTCTGACATTAATTGCCAAGTGAAGAAATAGCGATAGAGATAGGCAATATAAACTGTCAGGGATAAATCATTGCATCTACCTTAcaagaaatgaaattatatttgaaattaatttcatCTCTACCTGATACGAAGGTGGGAGGAGATGTTCAagagttttgatttttttaatcaatagaTCGGACCATGAAACTATATAAATTGGAATAGACAGCATGGTTTCTTCATCAACACACCTGTAAACGTCTGGTTACTGTTGCCATGTATAACACTCCTGACGAGTTGTTTCCATTGTTAATTTCTTATTGTTTGAAAATACAGAAGTGGCACTTGTGTTATTGTCTGCGAGATGATTAAACTGATGGTTGTGTTCGAGGTTCACTGATAGTTCTGCTATCAACCATCAGAGATGCTATATACAACATAACGTTTTTATTACTGATAAATCAACAGGTTTCCTGTCTTGGCGTTAGAATCAATTACAAGCCGATGATTAATTACAAATTCAAAATCGTGCTCTGGTTTTGATGAACCGCGAACGACGCCATATTCAACTACCGTTAAAGACATGAGTACACCTTTTCTCTCAGTTTACCATTACAAACCTCTGGAAAAGTGATTTTAACCTCCAATAGCGTAAcccatatatatactataaacatgGCTTGTTGTAGACGACAGCTATAAACCGGATTGTTTTATAGTACACAAGGCCCGTTTTCGAGCGTTACGAACCATATCAGTTTATCTCAAAGATTTCTATGATCATAAAAATAAGTTATATTGCAAAATTGTCTGAAAATATGTAGTTTAAAGTACAAACATCAAGAGTAAGATATGTTGTGTAAAATGAAAAGCAAACTGTTCTTTTAGGCCTTTGTACCCTATGAAAATTGGGTTTCACCATAAATTTGAGAAAAGAGCGCATAATTTTTTCGGTTGGCACGGTCATTAAAAATACATAGATACAGATAAAAGAGATTTGAAAAAAGGAACGATTTTGTAGATTTCATTTCTGGTTCATAGAGATACTTT
This genomic interval carries:
- the LOC138335862 gene encoding protein rolling stone-like produces the protein MVIKSLIPNMCDVLKREFSWSNFQLSHENKTDFYTSQWRWHPYIFLVYRTLMSAYTIGSLCAVLVEGGGPHNVMVYLTIWTYLTLTLHFLSTAILAFVCHCTRCAEDHTNSIVLNHVQTEPIKAVNVSFQHDDGRQMSNGNISIDHSPNTLAESNKSLPWYFQLCWLISIVAHHFTVVVTIVYFTALFPFMGIQGIAVNDINMHGISTVLVLIDVAVSARPVRILHAIYPTVYGIAYAVFNVIYWSQDTVHNVVYNIMDWNNPGLAAGVVAALAFVGVPLIQLLHFGLYRLRLFLYDRIYNK